One Mya arenaria isolate MELC-2E11 chromosome 5, ASM2691426v1 genomic window carries:
- the LOC128233965 gene encoding LOW QUALITY PROTEIN: uncharacterized protein LOC128233965 (The sequence of the model RefSeq protein was modified relative to this genomic sequence to represent the inferred CDS: deleted 2 bases in 1 codon) — MASYKEILKEKDNQNWLKGSLALRITKAGLRGLVEGESHRVHQNIHYSVLHARHLAAGTTCSLCLTEHVLPCPTKGLCSHPRNCKYHNTPFKIHRPCPSQICDDFRDEICAVHRYSGPSWKNTKANQWCTNHWQVAKCFMPPDGYHDVTSYDESDFNGIISVMINCTEFQRRLSFPIGNQPNPLSEARVIGRNIRHSTDLKLTDTDLAHYFTTLNTLLTDSTFLASDMDAQQAVLKLQQLEKGTLPITTEEVRELLEEARATVEAGIESGKRQLAETAETGKKDLEGVVLQGKTAIESGTRQLVETAETGKTDIEGVVLQGKTAMEAGTRQLAETAETGKKDIECVVSQSKTVIESGKRLLAETAETGKKDIEGVVLQGKTAIESGTRQLVETAETGKKDIEGVVLQGKRQLEDATKTGHSELKGVVLQGKTAIESGTRQLVETAETGKKDIEGVVLRVSAMEAGTRQLVETAETGKKDIEGVVSLGKLQFEDAMKTAKSNLEVVVTQGKLHLEDAMATARVVTERGKLEIEDAVAKSRDTVQVGKRELEEALQKMKALSTLSEAEQREDLRRRLIKYYQKQLNSAPISPLLSDKDERLDKFYVPPKIEKKDHRRLGHDQQHAGSPISSYKQIFSKDKGLSNTVFVVGEAGMGKSSFSAMCTIKWAAQFFVSMKDSVEKGLDQEREENTSFERPLLNKKGLDQKGVTNLIPRFLPSYGVIVKYNVQREFLELYHSLSGDDRSYVSSHTEEFCELLSQPRYDLLQDEVTLKDFEFMFHIKLRDCCESCELSDMIRDQLVNIIYRPKERAAGYDTMISVLSNRKCVVIADGLDEWSHPTETKCSCSLEDKVIPHLSQTLDAAVLITSRPWRLPQNRVKDTKIGKYLEIKGVASTSLLIQKTLVCLNEKVADKRICIGFIRFVARRRLARLLSVPISVLLLVCLWFEGRHEPISLCDMYAYMLDMMLGRKSLPVLSVSLERTPLLQCFKQTKHVRNYYNIVLKLAKLAFEKLFSGDRKSSLVFQNVDCLTSEELLIALKSGIMRETKSQSLIRKSSSFSFIHKTVQEFIAAVHIAHHTEDIQRVIKPDFQEEIKSLSSNYQLDSLKSDVSQVFIYMCGLNSKVAQDMSAMMSTAVIEQRDIANYMGRLVYSYWCNTVQLTLCAGYREAEANNVQNIQLELMQLYINGMTRDLTTLKTLISMNKSPLRHITINGHEKEISEEELQEVFISSKDTLTHVEIRRRAGQYDLSACCRLQYLTIYGFETSNITINTHSLVELTVVYVTEKVERSIVQSLEQKCEQLMKFTIWRIKNISLFCKTLPQLNHLKQIKIMNTTLGDHPLLLPPSVNDVHLIEVTMSARCLRELVERVEKYSHTVNCCIDKCTVEPIKDYEDIKRNTQSSKNITFC, encoded by the exons ATGGCTTCGTACAAAGAGATCCTTAAGGAAAAGGATAACCAGAACTGGCTAAAAGGATCCCTCGCCCTCAGGATCACCAAGGCCGGACTACGAGGCCTCGTTGAAGGGGAATCGCATCGCGTTCATCAAAATATCCACTATTCAGTCCTCCATGCCAGGCACCTCGCTGCTGGAACAACATGCAGCCTTTGTCTGACAGAACATGTCTTGCCTTGTCCAACAAAAGGACTCTGCTCACATCCGCGCAACTGCAAGTACCACAACACTCCATTTAAGATACACCGACCTTGCCCCTCACAGATTTGTGATGACTTTCGGGATGAAATATGCGCTGTCCACAGATATAGTGGACCGTCCTGGAAGAATACCAAAGCCAACCAATGGTGTACGAACCATTGGCAAGTAGCCAAATGTTTTATGCCACCTGACGGCTATCACGATGTGACGTCGTACGACGAGTCAGACTTCAATGGTATCATTAGCGTTATGATCAACTGTACGGAGTTCCAACGTAGATTGTCGTTCCCTATCGGCAACCAACCCAACCCATTATCTGAG gCACGTGTGATAGGCCGCAATATTCGCCATTCCACGGATCTGAAGTTGACAGACACAGACTTAGCTCACTACTTCACCACTCTGAATACTCTTCTGACAGACTCTACATTTCTGGCCAGTGACATGGATGCCCAGCAAGCTGTTCTTAAACTGCAACAG CTTGAAAAAGGCACCCTTCCAATAACGACTGAAGAAGTACGTGAACTACTAGAAGAAGCTAGAGCGACGGTAGAAGCTGGCATAGAATCTGGCAAACGTCAGTTAGCGGAGACTGCGGAAACAGGGAAGAAAGATCTAGAAGGCGTTGTGCTGCAGGGTAAGACTGCCATAGAATCAGGAACACGTCAGTTAGTGGAAACTGCGGAAACAGGAAAGACAGATATAGAAGGCGTTGTCTTGCAGGGTAAGACTGCCATGGAAGCTGGAACACGTCAGTTAGCGGAGACTGCGGAAACAGGAAAGAAAGATATAGAATGCGTTGTGTCACAGAGTAAAACTGTCATAGAATCTGGCAAACGTCTGTTAGCGGAGACTGCGGAAACAGGGAAGAAAGATATAGAAGGCGTTGTGTTGCAGGGTAAGACTGCCATAGAATCAGGAACACGTCAGTTAGTGGAGACTGCGGAAACAGGAAAGAAAGATATAGAAGGCGTTGTGTTGCAGGGGAAGCGTCAATTAGAAGATGCAACAAAAACAGGACATAGCGAGCTGAAAGGCGTTGTGCTGCAGGGTAAAACTGCCATAGAATCAGGAACACGTCAGTTAGTGGAGACTGCGGAAACAGGAAAGAAAGATATAGAAGGCGTTGTGTTGAGGGTAAG TGCCATGGAAGCTGGAACACGTCAGTTAGTGGAGACTGCGGAAACAGGAAAGAAAGATATAGAAGGCGTTGTGTCACTGGGGAAGCTTCAATTCGAAGATGCAATGAAAACAGCGAAAAGCAATCTAGAAGTTGTTGTGACGCAGGGGAAGCTTCATTTAGAAGATGCAATGGCAACAGCTAGGGTAGTCACGGAGAGAGGGAAACTCGAGATTGAAGACGCAGTGGCAAAGAGTAGAGACACTGTTCAAGTTGGTAAACGCGAGCTGGAGGAGGCCTTGCAGAAGATGAAAGCTCTTTCTACCCTGTCAGAGGCGGAACAAAGAGAAG ATCTACGTCGACGGCTAATCAAGTACTATCAGAAGCAGCTCAACAGCGCACCAATATCGCCCCTGCTGTCGGACAAGGACGAGAGGCTGGACAAGTTTTACGTCCCTCCGAAGATCGAGAAGAAAGACCACAGAAGACTTGGACACGATCAACAACACGCTGGTTCGCCTATTTCCTCTTACAAACAGATCTTCAGTAAAGATAAGGGATTGTCCAATACAGTTTTCGTTGTGGGCGAGGCAGGCATGGGAAAGTCCTCATTCTCCGCTATGTGCACCATAAAATGGGCTGCACAGTTCTTTGTATCGATGAAAGACTCTGTAGAAAAGGGTTTAGATCAAGAAAGAGAGGAGAATACTTCCTTTGAACGGCCGCTATTGAACAAAAAGGGTTTAGATCAGAAAGGAGTGACGAACTTGATTCCAAGGTTTCTACCTAGCTATGGCgtaatagtaaaatataatgttcaaaGAGAATTTCTAGAATTATACCATTCATTGTCTGGTGATGATCGATCGTATGTAAGCTCACATACGGAGGAATTTTGTGAATTATTATCACAGCCAAGGTATGACCTTCTTCAAGATGAGGTCACTCTTAAAGACTTTGAGTTTATGTTTCACATAAAACTGAGAGATTGCTGTGAATCCTGTGAACTGTCAGACATGATTCGAGATCAGCTGGTCAACATTATTTACCGTCCAAAGGAGAGGGCCGCTGGCTACGACACTATGATAAGTGTGTTGTCAAACCGAAAGTGCGTCGTCATAGCAGATGGGCTGGATGAATGGTCGCATCCTACTGAAACAAAGTGTTCATGTTCGTTAGAAGACAAAGTTATCCCGCATTTATCGCAAACGTTAGATGCAGCTGTGTTGATTACATCGAGACCTTGGCGATTGCCCCAAAACCGCGTTAAAGACACCAAAATAGGCAAATACCTAGAAATAAAGGGAGTAGCTAGCACATCGCTATTAATTCAGAAAACGCTGGTTTGCCTTAATGAAAAAGTAGCAGACAAGAGAATATGTATTGGTTTTATCCGATTTGTTGCCAGAAGAAGACTGGCGCGTCTACTCTCAGTCCCTATCAGTGTACTGCTGCTAGTTTGCCTGTGGTTTGAGGGAAGACATGAACCAATTTCTTTGTGTGACATGTACGCATACATGTTGGACATGATGCTTGGGAGAAAATCGCTTCCTGTGCTTAGTGTTTCGCTCGAACGCACTCCGTTGCTACAATGTTTCAAGCAAACTAAACATGTACGAAACTACTACAATATCGTATTGAAGCTGGCTAAGCTTGCATTCGAGAAGTTGTTTTCGGGGGACCGAAAGTCATCCCTGGTGTTTCAAAATGTTGACTGTTTGACATCAGAGGAGCTCCTGATCGCTCTGAAATCTGGTATCATGCGGGAAACAAAGTCGCAATCTTTAATAAGAAAATCGTCGAGTTTCTCATTTATCCACAAAACTGTACAGGAATTCATTGCTGCAGTTCACATTGCTCACCATACCGAGGATATTCAAAGAGTAATAAAGCCAGATTTTCAAGAAGAAATAAAGTCTTTATCTTCAAATTACCAATTAGACAGTTTAAAATCTGATGTATCGCAGGTTTTTATCTACATGTGCGGTCTAAACAGTAAAGTTGCACAAGATATGTCTGCTATGATGTCAACTGCTGTAATCGAACAACGTGACATAGCTAACTATATGGGCAGATTGGTGTACAGCTATTGGTGTAACACAGTACAACTAACACTCTGTGCTGGTTATAGAGAGGCAGAAGCCAACAATGTACAGAATATTCAACTGGAACTAATGCAACTTTATATTAATGGTATGACTAGGGATTTGACAACCTTAAAGACCTTGATATCGATGAACAAGTCTCCGTTACGTCATATAACTATCAACGGACACGAGAAAGAGATCAGCGAGGAGGAGCTCCAGGAAGTGTTCATCAGCTCAAAGGACACCCTTACCCATGTGGAAATACGTAGACGTGCTGGACAGTATGACCTTTCTGCGTGTTGTCGTCtacaatatttgacaatatatGGGTTCGAAACATCCAATATCACGATTAATACGCATAGTTTAGTTGAGTTGACGGTAGTTTATGTTACGGAAAAGGTTGAAAGAAGTATCGTACAGTCATTAGAACAAAAATGTGAGCAATTAATGAAGTTTACCATTTGGCGTATCAAGAACATTAGCTTATTTTGTAAGACACTTCCCCAGctgaatcatttaaaacaaataaagatcATGAATACAACCCTCGGTGATCACCCACTACTCCTCCCACCCTCTGTCAATGATGTTCACCTGATCGAGGTGACAATGTCCGCGCGGTGCTTGAGGGAGCTGGTAGAGAGGGTGGAGAAATACTCTCACACTGTGAATTGCTGTATTGACAAGTGCACTGTGGAACCGATCAAGGATTATGAAGACATCAAACGGAACACTCAATCGAGTAAAAACATTACGTTTTGTTGA